CGTGCCGAACCCACGGCAGCCGAGAACCAATTTCGACGCCGACGATCTCGCTGAACTCGTGCATTCCGTCCGCGAGTTCGGCGTCCTTCAACCTGTGGTCGTGCGCGACAAGGGCGACGGGACGTATGAACTCATCATGGGCGAGCGGCGCACACGCGCGTCGCGAGAGGCGGGTCTCGAGAGCATTCCGGCCGTCGTCCGCGAAACGGACGACGAGTACCTGCTCCGCGACGCGCTGCTCGAGAACCTGCACCGCTCCCAGCTGAATCCGCTTGAAGAGGCGTCGGCATATCAGCAGCTGCTCGAAGACTTCGGCATCACGCAGGAGGAGCTCGCAACGAGGATCGGCCGCTCACGGCCTCAGATCAGCAACACCATTCGACTCCTGAAGCTGCCGGTCCCCGTGCAGCAGCGCGTTGCGGCGGGCGTCCTCAGTGCCGGACACGCGCGCGCCATCCTCTCTTTGAACGACCCTCGCGAGATGCAGAAGCTCGCGGACAAGATCGTCAACGAGGACCTCTCCGTCCGCGCAGCGGAGGCGGCGGCGAAGATGCCCGGTGTGGTGCCCGTACGCCAGAAGCCGCGGTCCGGCACCCGTCAGGCCGGCCTCGACCAGGTCGCGGAGAGGCTCGGCGACCGGTTCGACACGAAGGTCCGCGTGTCTTTGAACGCGAAAAAAGGCCAGATCAGCATCGATTTCGCATCAATTCAGGACCTGAACCGCATCTTGTCGACGCTGGGGGAAGAGGCCTACACGGGCTGACGCTCCCTGAGGCGATAGATGCGAGAACGCGCTCGACGGGTCCGCGGGTAGGCCGCTCGACGTACGCTGGAATGGTGACAGCGAACGACGACACCATCCGCCGCCGTGCCAGCCTCGAGCTGTTGCGCGCCGAGGCGTCCGACGAGCTGGCGGTCCTCATCCACGAACGCCTGCGCGGCGGTGAGGACCCGTGGGACTTCATGGAAGACCTGCCGAGCGTCGATGAACTGGTCGTCCTGACGCTCCGCGCGGAGAACATCGCCGAGAACGGTGGCCAGCGTCCGAACCGTTCGCGCAATTATCGGGTGCTGAGGCAGATCTCCCTCGACTATCCCCCTCTGACGCGAGCGGTGTGGCGCATTCTGGGCGACGAGGAGCCCCACCGACGGTGGGACGCCAGCGTCCGTCTTGACGCGTCCTGAGGGCCGTCCTGAGGGCTGTCACCGGCTGACTTCCTCGATCTGCGTACGGTCGGTCGGAGCCGACCTGCGATTCGGGGCCATGAACGCCACACGCGGCCTCGCTCGCGCGGCGTGGACCACTGACGTACCGATACCGCGCGATCGCGGCCGGGGCTCGGCATCCGGATACACGAAAGTCCCGGATCCGTTCGGACCCGGGACTTTCGTGAAGACGTGTCAGCCGATGAACGGCGCGAGGTCCTGCTCGAGCGCGAACTTGGGCTTGGCGCCGATGATGGTCGTCTTGACCTCGCCGCCCTGGAACACCTTCATCGCGGGAATCGAGGTGATCTGGTACTTCATCGCGAGGTCCGGGTTCTCGTCGACGTTGAGCTTGAGGATCGTGATCTTGCCCGCGTTCTCGTTCTGGATCTCGTCGAGCACGGGAGCGACCATGCGACAGGGGCCGCACCACTCGGCCCAGAAGTCCACGAGCACGGGGCCGTCAGCCTGCAGGACGTCCTGCTCGAACGTGGCGGAGGTCGTCGCCTTGGCAGTCATTGCATTTCTCCTTAGATGGAAGCGTCAGTAGATGAAAACGCCGGTGAGCGCGGTTTTGTTCCTCAGACGACCGCGGCGTCGGGGAGGCCCTCGATGGGGCTTTCCGACACGGCGGGTTCGCCGGCCTCGCCGCGGGCGGCGAGGAAGTGCTCCACGTCGAGGGCGGCGACGGTGCCGCTGCCCGCGGCGGTGATGGCCTGGCGGTAGGTGGGGTCGATCACGTCGCCGGCGGCGAAGACGCCTTCGACCGACGTGCGAGAGGACCGGCCGTCCACCCAGATGGTGCCCTGGTCCGTGAGCTGCAGCTTGTCGTGCACGAGGTGCGTGCGCGGATCGTTGCCGATCGCCACGAACAGACCGTCCAGGGGCAGCTCGCGCGTCGTGTCGTCCACGGTCGACCGCAGACGCACACCGTTGACGGCGTCGTCACCGAGGATCTCGTCGACCGCGCTGTTCCAGATGAACTCGATCTTGGGATTGGCGAAGGCGCGCTCCTGCATGATCTTCGAAGCGCGCAGCGAGTCCTTGCGGTGGATGACGTACACCTTGGAGGCGAACTTCGTCAGGAAGTTGGCCTCTTCCATGGCGGAATCGCCTCCGCCGACGACCGCGATGGTGCGGTCACGGAAGAAGAAGCCGTCGCACGTGGCGCACCACGACACCCCACGGCCGGAGAGGCGTTCTTCGCCCTCGAGGCCGAGCTTGCGGTACGCAGAGCCGGTGGCGTAGATGATCGACACGGCCTCTTCGACCTTGCCGCTGCCGAGGGTGACCGTCTTGACGGGGCCGTCCAGCTGGAGCGAGACGACGTCGTCGTAGAGCACCTGCGCGCCGAAACGCTCGGCCTGGGCCTGCATCTTGGCCATGAGGTCGGGACCCTGGATGCCGTCCGGGAAGCCCGGGAAGTTCTCGACCTCGGTCGTGTTCATGAGGTCGCCGCCGGCTTCGACGGAACTCGCGACGACGAGGGGCTCGAGATTGGCTCGGGCGGCGTAGATGGCTGCCGTATAGCCGGCCGGGCCCGATCCGATGATGATGACGTGACGCACGGTTGCGCCTTCCTCTCGTTGATTCCGTCGGATGAAACCCATGCTAGCCGTGGGCTATTCCACGGCCGCGGGGTCAGCGCTTGGGGAGGAACCGCCGACCGAGTGCGAGCGCGGGCTCGAGCTCAGGCGCTCTCAGGAGGGCCAGGATGCCGAGGTACACCGCGAGCACGACCGAGCCGATCAAGGCCGCTCCGACGGCACCGCCCAGCTCGCTGTCGGAGATCCACCCCTCCGTTCCTCCGCAGACCAGAACGACGGCCCAACCGGCGCCGGCAGCGGGAAGGGCGACGAGGGCGAATCGTCCGAGAGGGACCACCCACTCGCGGAACCCGATGCCGCCGAGACGACGGTGGAGGATGACGGTGGCGATGACCAACTGCACGATGCTGGCGAAGGACTGCCCCAGTGCGATCGCTGCTGCGAGTTGTCCGATCGGGATGATGCCGGCGGCGAGGAGCTGGCCGGCACCGATCGCCGTCACAACGACGAGGACCCCCTGCACGAGAGTGAAGAAGAACGGGGTGCGCGTGTCGTTGAAGGCGTAGAACGTGCGTTGGACGACGAAGAGCACCGCGAGCGGGAGGAGGCACGTGAGGAAGCACAGCAGCACGGGAGCTGCGGCGAGAGCCTCACCCGAGGTGTTGGTGAACACGCGCGACGCGGGCACGGCAGCCACCGCGAGAGCGGCGGTCGCGGCGACGATGAAGAGGCCGAGCACGCGGATGCTGCTCACGATGTCGGCCCGCACATCGTCGTCGCGACCGGCTGCGGCATGCTCGCTGAGGCGTGTGAAATACGGCGTCCCGATCGAGAGCACGATGACCGAGTAGGGCAGCATGAACACCAGCCAGGCGTTCTGCGTGGCCAGAACGGCGGGTCCGTCTCCCGTGGCCTGCCACAGCACGCGCGACTGCACGATGCCCGCGAGCTGGCCGACGATGACCATCAGGAAGGTCCAGCCCGCCAGGCGGCCGATGTTGCGCAGGCCCACACCTCGCCAGTGGAAGTCGGGGCGGAGCTGCAGGCCCGCGCGGCGCCAGAAGACCAGCAGCACCACGGTCTGCAGCACGATGCCGCCGGTGGTGATGCCGCCGAGGAGGCCGATCATGAGCGGTGTCCACTGGCTCACCGCAGGGTTCGGCCCGCCGAAGACCCAGAGGAACCCGGCGAAGCCGACGATGGACACGACATTGTTCACGATCGGCGCCCACGTGTAGGGCCCGAAGACGTTGCGCGCGTTGAGGATCTCGCCGAGCAGGGAGTACAGCCCGTAGAAGAAGATCTGCGGCAGACACCAATAGGCGAACGCGGTCGCCAGGGCGATCTGATCGGGCGACGCGTCCGCCGAGGTGTACAGGGCGACGATCAACGGTGCAGCGATCATGGCGATCGCGGTGACGACCAGGAGGATCAGGGTGCCCAGCGTGAACAACTTCGACACGAATGCCCGGCCACCGTCGTCATGCGCCGCCGCCTTGACGATCTGCGGCACGATGACCGCGGTGAGCACGCCGGTGGAGATGACCGCGTAGATGTTGTTCGGCAGCGAGTTGGCCAGACCGAACGCGTCGCCCGCGAAACTCTCGACCGAGCCGACGATGCCGACCAGCACCACGATCCGCAGCAGGCCGGTCACCCGCGAGACGATCGTGCCGGCGCCGATGAGCACACTCGCCCGTCCGATACTGCTCACGGTCGTGTCTCCTGCTCGATGTGGGGGGTGTCGATCGCGTCTTCGGCGTCGCCTTCGGCGTGGCCGCGGCCGTCGGCATCCGGGTCCTTGATCCCGATCCCGTCCACCGGGGCATCGGCATCCTGAGTCGAGGCCGACTCCGCACCGGCGCGGACACGGCGGCGGCGCGCGACCGTACGCCAGACGCCCAGACTGAGGAAGCCGATCACGAGCGCGACGATGACGACGAGCCCGATGCTCTCCCATTCGGCCCGCACCTCGACGTCGACGCGCTGGGGCGCTCCGACCGGCTCGCCGGTGGGGCTGTACAGCTGAAGGTCGACGGCGACCTCGCCGTTGGCGATCCGCGCTTCGACGGGCACCTCCACGCGCGTGTTCGCGGCTGCCTGCGCCTCGACCGTGGTGCGGTCCTGGACGCGGAGTCGCGCGTCGTTCGGACGGGCGGCGAGGACGACGGTCACCGGCCACGGCAGATCGTTGCGCACCCACGGCCGAAGCGGTGCACTGGAGCTGACGAGACGGAAGTCGGAGGAGAGGATGCCGACGGAGCCCAGCGTCGTCTGCGTGCCGGCGCGGTGGTCGGCGACGGCCGAGCGCGCGGCATCCCCCGTCCACGAGACGCTGATGACCTGCAGGAGTTCGGCGCGCTCGCGGCCGGTGAGAAGCTCCGGCTGCGCGAGGATCGTGGCGAATCGGTCGACGGCCTGCTCGTCGGCGAGCAGTTCGCCCACCTCGGCGACGCGGGAGGAGTCGACGGACGGCGCGGCGAGCGAAATCTCGGATGCCGGTCGACTCGCGACGGCGTCGAGTGTCGATCCGACGAAGCCCGGCGCGGCCGAGACGAGGCCGAGGGCTGCGCGCAGGCTCACTCGGGAGCGGTCGGTGCCGCGGTCGAGGACCGCGAGAACGGGCTGGTCGCCGGCAGCGGCGCGTGCGACAGCCAGGTAGCCCTGGGCGGCGGCGAGGGAGGCACCCCGTCGCGTCGTGTCGTTCTCCCCCGCGGCGGCGGTCAGCGCGCGTGACACCTCGGCGTCGTACACCGGGGTCGACACCCCTCCCACCGCGCCCGTGGCGGGACGCGCCCCGGAGACGTTCGACGAAGCCAGCAGCACGCGAGTGGGCTCTTCGGGGGTGCCGGAGGCGCCCAGAGCGGCCACCGTCTCGGGCCCCGCCGAGCCTGTGGCCGGCCAGAACACATTCGATCGGGCGGTGCCGATGTCGAGCAGCGTCGACAGCGATGGGTACGTGGGGTGTCCCGGGCTCGACGAGGCGGCAGGCTCCGGACTCGACACGGCCGAGACCGCCGGTGCGGGCCGCGTGAAGTCGGCTTCGACCATGTACGACTGCAACGAGGTCGGGCCCAGCGGGGCGCCGAGACCCGCCTGCACCTGGGCGGCCACGTCCGAATCGCCGTACGTGAGGGCGAAGCGGTCGTTGGGCAGGGCGAGCAGGCGCTGCAACCACGCGACGGCGGTGGGCGGGGCGGCGGAGCCGAGTACGCGGATGGCCGCCGGGATGGCCGGGTCGACCGCCAGGGTGGCCGTAGTGCCGTCGACGGCGTCGAGCTGCGCCGACAGGGCGCCGTCAACCGCCGTGAGCTCCGCGAGCTCATTGCCGGTGAGCAGACCCCGCGTCATGGGTGCTGCCGTGATGGGGACCACGAGGGCGATCGGTGTCGCGGTGCCGTCAGCGGGGACGACCACGACACTGGATGCCGTCCGACCCCCCGCCGCGACCAGCACCGGGTAGACCCCTGCGGGGCGTGCGGCCAACGTCGGGTCGGTGGGCGGAAGGGTCACGGTGGTGGAGGCCTGCGCGCCCGGGTCGGCGGCATCCACGGATCCGACGGCGACCTGCTGCATCGTCTGGCCCGTGGCGTCGCCGTCGAGCCAGCGGTCGAGGGCGACGTCGTCGCCGAGTGGTGCCGAGCCGATTGAGAGGGCGACAGGGGTCGCCGACGTGGCGGTGGAACCCGCCGACAGGGTGACGACGACCGAGAGGGGGTCACCGGGGCGCAGGATGCCGTTCGCCGCCGGGGCGGCCGAAAGCACTGACGGGGTGGTGTCGCCCGCGGGCGTCGGGTCGGGGGTCGCGGCGACCGCGGCAGCGGAGGGCAGCACGACACCGAGCACGAGGGCACCGGCGGCGAGGGTCGCCAGGAGTCGGCGCGCGAGAGGGCGCCGCAGCACGGGTGGGCCCGGAGGCGGGGAAGTCACGGTCATACGAACGTCGGGTGGCACGAGGGGGCCTCGCATCGCGACGAGTCTAGGCCCGAGTCCCTTCACGCCCGCCGATAGCCTCGCCCAGACGGTTGAATGGACCGGTGCTCCCCGAACCGGACCCCCGACTCTGTCACGCGCTCTCCCTCGATCTGCGAGGCGCCGGCTACGCGAGTGCCGCGCTCCGCGATGCCTGGGGAACGGAGGCCGACGACGCCGTGGCCCGGGGCCTGCGTCGCCCGGCCGAACGTGCTCTCGCGAACCGGACGGATGCGCTCGCCGTGCTGGGTCGGCTGTGGGCGCTCGGCCTCGCGGTGAGCCGCGCGCAGGCGGAATCGGCTCTCCCCACGGTGGGCGTGGACGGCGCGGTGGCCCTCGGGCTCGCGCGCGTCGACGGTGACGATCTGCATCCCGAGGTGCTCGTGCGCCCGCAGGCGTTCGCCGACGACAGCGGCGAGGTCGAATGGTGGATCGCGAGCGACCTCGATGAGGCCGCGTTGCAGGGCCCGCTCCCCGAGGACCACGTGCTCGGCGTCGGCGGAGCGTCGCAGACGCTGGCCCGCCTGCAGCTGACGCGCCCGGCGCGGACGGCCCTCGACATCGGAACCGGATGCGGCATCCAGGCGCTGCGCCTGCGTCGTCTGGTCGCGCACGTCGTCGCGACCGACATCTCCCAGCGCGCCCTGCGCTTCACGCGGCTGAAC
The DNA window shown above is from Microbacterium proteolyticum and carries:
- a CDS encoding tryptophan synthase subunit alpha — protein: MTANDDTIRRRASLELLRAEASDELAVLIHERLRGGEDPWDFMEDLPSVDELVVLTLRAENIAENGGQRPNRSRNYRVLRQISLDYPPLTRAVWRILGDEEPHRRWDASVRLDAS
- a CDS encoding ParB/RepB/Spo0J family partition protein → MAKRTGLGRGIGALIPTAEPSEARPVDVFFPGGSAAEKTGSSEAASVKAVGEADQLVSVPGARLIHIDPASIVPNPRQPRTNFDADDLAELVHSVREFGVLQPVVVRDKGDGTYELIMGERRTRASREAGLESIPAVVRETDDEYLLRDALLENLHRSQLNPLEEASAYQQLLEDFGITQEELATRIGRSRPQISNTIRLLKLPVPVQQRVAAGVLSAGHARAILSLNDPREMQKLADKIVNEDLSVRAAEAAAKMPGVVPVRQKPRSGTRQAGLDQVAERLGDRFDTKVRVSLNAKKGQISIDFASIQDLNRILSTLGEEAYTG
- the trxA gene encoding thioredoxin yields the protein MTAKATTSATFEQDVLQADGPVLVDFWAEWCGPCRMVAPVLDEIQNENAGKITILKLNVDENPDLAMKYQITSIPAMKVFQGGEVKTTIIGAKPKFALEQDLAPFIG
- the trxB gene encoding thioredoxin-disulfide reductase; translation: MRHVIIIGSGPAGYTAAIYAARANLEPLVVASSVEAGGDLMNTTEVENFPGFPDGIQGPDLMAKMQAQAERFGAQVLYDDVVSLQLDGPVKTVTLGSGKVEEAVSIIYATGSAYRKLGLEGEERLSGRGVSWCATCDGFFFRDRTIAVVGGGDSAMEEANFLTKFASKVYVIHRKDSLRASKIMQERAFANPKIEFIWNSAVDEILGDDAVNGVRLRSTVDDTTRELPLDGLFVAIGNDPRTHLVHDKLQLTDQGTIWVDGRSSRTSVEGVFAAGDVIDPTYRQAITAAGSGTVAALDVEHFLAARGEAGEPAVSESPIEGLPDAAVV
- a CDS encoding DUF6049 family protein; its protein translation is MTVTSPPPGPPVLRRPLARRLLATLAAGALVLGVVLPSAAAVAATPDPTPAGDTTPSVLSAAPAANGILRPGDPLSVVVTLSAGSTATSATPVALSIGSAPLGDDVALDRWLDGDATGQTMQQVAVGSVDAADPGAQASTTVTLPPTDPTLAARPAGVYPVLVAAGGRTASSVVVVPADGTATPIALVVPITAAPMTRGLLTGNELAELTAVDGALSAQLDAVDGTTATLAVDPAIPAAIRVLGSAAPPTAVAWLQRLLALPNDRFALTYGDSDVAAQVQAGLGAPLGPTSLQSYMVEADFTRPAPAVSAVSSPEPAASSSPGHPTYPSLSTLLDIGTARSNVFWPATGSAGPETVAALGASGTPEEPTRVLLASSNVSGARPATGAVGGVSTPVYDAEVSRALTAAAGENDTTRRGASLAAAQGYLAVARAAAGDQPVLAVLDRGTDRSRVSLRAALGLVSAAPGFVGSTLDAVASRPASEISLAAPSVDSSRVAEVGELLADEQAVDRFATILAQPELLTGRERAELLQVISVSWTGDAARSAVADHRAGTQTTLGSVGILSSDFRLVSSSAPLRPWVRNDLPWPVTVVLAARPNDARLRVQDRTTVEAQAAANTRVEVPVEARIANGEVAVDLQLYSPTGEPVGAPQRVDVEVRAEWESIGLVVIVALVIGFLSLGVWRTVARRRRVRAGAESASTQDADAPVDGIGIKDPDADGRGHAEGDAEDAIDTPHIEQETRP
- the murJ gene encoding murein biosynthesis integral membrane protein MurJ, translating into MSSIGRASVLIGAGTIVSRVTGLLRIVVLVGIVGSVESFAGDAFGLANSLPNNIYAVISTGVLTAVIVPQIVKAAAHDDGGRAFVSKLFTLGTLILLVVTAIAMIAAPLIVALYTSADASPDQIALATAFAYWCLPQIFFYGLYSLLGEILNARNVFGPYTWAPIVNNVVSIVGFAGFLWVFGGPNPAVSQWTPLMIGLLGGITTGGIVLQTVVLLVFWRRAGLQLRPDFHWRGVGLRNIGRLAGWTFLMVIVGQLAGIVQSRVLWQATGDGPAVLATQNAWLVFMLPYSVIVLSIGTPYFTRLSEHAAAGRDDDVRADIVSSIRVLGLFIVAATAALAVAAVPASRVFTNTSGEALAAAPVLLCFLTCLLPLAVLFVVQRTFYAFNDTRTPFFFTLVQGVLVVVTAIGAGQLLAAGIIPIGQLAAAIALGQSFASIVQLVIATVILHRRLGGIGFREWVVPLGRFALVALPAAGAGWAVVLVCGGTEGWISDSELGGAVGAALIGSVVLAVYLGILALLRAPELEPALALGRRFLPKR